From the Streptomyces sp. Tu 2975 genome, one window contains:
- a CDS encoding GNAT family N-acetyltransferase, protein MHTDSGPGPGPAPRPGGGAEDTLDLRLPDDFLRLFRGNDGAGPPTQAGVPTPASTVAPAPAPASTVTPPPAWESAPPAGQTAATAPGSGPGRAMAAPLAPAAGDLLDNLGGWEPAATPVGVFRLVPVIVQRDLALISVWMNDPAVAAFWELAGPDSVTATHLRAQLDGDGRSIPCLGVLDDKPMSYFEIYRADLDPLARHYPARPHDTGIHLLIGGVVDRGRGIGSVLLRAVSDLVLDNRPRCTRVLAEPDMRNTPSVSAFLTSGFRYSAELDLPDKRAALMVRDRALRNLL, encoded by the coding sequence GTGCACACCGACAGCGGGCCTGGACCCGGACCCGCGCCCCGGCCGGGAGGGGGCGCGGAGGACACGCTCGACCTGCGGCTGCCGGACGACTTCCTCAGGCTCTTCCGCGGGAACGACGGTGCCGGGCCGCCGACGCAGGCGGGGGTGCCCACACCGGCATCGACGGTGGCACCGGCACCGGCACCGGCATCGACCGTGACTCCGCCGCCGGCATGGGAGTCGGCGCCGCCCGCCGGCCAGACCGCGGCAACGGCTCCCGGTTCAGGCCCGGGCCGGGCAATGGCAGCGCCCCTGGCTCCGGCCGCCGGCGACCTGCTCGACAACCTGGGTGGCTGGGAGCCGGCGGCAACGCCCGTCGGTGTCTTCCGACTCGTCCCCGTGATCGTCCAACGTGATCTCGCGCTGATCAGCGTCTGGATGAACGACCCCGCAGTCGCCGCCTTCTGGGAACTGGCGGGACCCGACTCTGTCACCGCCACTCACCTGCGCGCACAACTCGACGGCGACGGCCGCAGCATCCCCTGCCTCGGCGTCCTCGACGACAAGCCCATGAGCTACTTCGAGATCTACCGGGCCGACCTCGATCCGCTGGCCCGGCACTATCCCGCGCGCCCGCACGACACCGGTATCCATCTGCTCATCGGCGGCGTCGTGGACCGCGGCCGCGGCATCGGGTCCGTCCTCCTTCGAGCCGTATCCGATCTCGTTCTCGACAATCGGCCTCGATGCACCCGCGTCCTCGCCGAACCCGACATGCGCAACACCCCCTCCGTCTCCGCATTTCTCACCTCCGGCTTCCGCTACTCCGCCGAACTCGACCTTCCCGACAAACGAGCCGCCCTGATGGTCCGTGATCGCGCCCTGCGGAACCTGTTGTGA
- a CDS encoding IucA/IucC family protein has protein sequence MNPTPAPDAPESLDGPAGHHRSEVGVSGPLTMEAATVPRQAGRYDEQRGGSTVGTPPACPSESSIHPDAGQDHLDDPDPRRAADTATVENLLRCWVRENGLPRPEGDVLRVPLDASGTALLVPVRYWSATGWHRFGPPTLQGSPHEATRADAVTVAALLGREAGHGEGTDLVGRVADSVRRTADFIADRRARPTAPPEADLFLTAEQSLLLGHPLHPTPKSREGLSESEARRYSPELYGSFPLHWMAVDRSVLATESAWTEQGRTVTADQLTARLAGDLPLPGNTAALPLHPWQAQDARQRPAVAALLDAGLLHDLGPRGDFWYPTSSVRTVHRPGAPAMLKLSLGLRITNSRRENLRKELHRGVEVHRLLRAGLAEQWRAAHPGFDIVRDPAWLAVDAPEAEPLQGLDVMIRHNPFGPGDDAVCVAALTNPLPWPGRVGMQSRLAAVVERLAAHTGRPVTAVAAEWFLRYLDHVVRPVLWLDATAGIALEAHQQNTLVLLDPHGWPTGGRYRDNQGYYFRESHRERLADRLPGIGTHSDTFVSDEVTDERFAYYLGINNVLGLIGAFGAQGLADERVLLAAFRQFLTSAVDMGSPLPGRLLDTQTLRCKANLLTRLHGLDELVGPVDTQSVYVTITNPLRS, from the coding sequence GTGAACCCCACCCCCGCACCCGATGCGCCCGAGTCCCTCGACGGCCCCGCCGGCCACCACCGCAGCGAAGTCGGCGTGAGCGGCCCGCTCACCATGGAAGCGGCGACGGTGCCACGCCAGGCCGGGCGGTACGACGAGCAGCGCGGCGGGTCGACAGTCGGCACCCCGCCCGCCTGTCCGTCGGAGTCCTCCATCCACCCGGACGCGGGGCAGGACCACCTCGACGACCCCGATCCGCGCCGTGCCGCCGACACGGCGACCGTGGAGAACCTTCTCCGCTGCTGGGTGCGGGAGAACGGCCTGCCCCGGCCCGAGGGAGACGTCCTGCGCGTCCCCCTCGACGCAAGCGGAACCGCGCTGCTGGTCCCCGTCCGCTACTGGTCGGCCACCGGATGGCACCGCTTCGGCCCGCCCACCCTGCAAGGCAGTCCGCACGAAGCTACGCGGGCCGACGCCGTGACCGTCGCCGCGCTCCTCGGCCGCGAAGCCGGTCATGGTGAAGGCACGGACCTTGTGGGCCGCGTCGCCGACTCCGTCCGGCGGACCGCCGACTTCATCGCCGACCGGCGTGCCCGCCCCACTGCCCCGCCCGAGGCGGACCTGTTCCTCACCGCCGAACAGTCGCTGCTGCTCGGCCACCCGCTCCACCCGACGCCCAAGAGCCGTGAAGGACTCTCGGAGTCCGAAGCACGACGCTACTCGCCCGAGTTGTACGGCTCCTTCCCACTGCACTGGATGGCTGTCGACCGGTCCGTCCTCGCCACCGAATCCGCCTGGACCGAGCAGGGCCGCACCGTCACGGCCGACCAGCTGACCGCCCGGCTGGCTGGAGATCTCCCGCTCCCCGGCAACACCGCCGCCCTGCCCCTCCACCCATGGCAGGCGCAGGACGCCAGGCAGCGTCCCGCGGTGGCTGCACTCCTGGACGCGGGCCTGCTGCACGACCTGGGCCCCCGTGGCGACTTCTGGTATCCCACCTCCTCCGTCCGCACCGTGCACCGCCCGGGTGCGCCCGCCATGCTCAAACTCTCCCTCGGACTGCGCATCACCAACTCGCGGCGGGAGAACCTCCGTAAAGAACTGCACCGCGGCGTCGAGGTGCACCGACTGCTCCGTGCCGGCCTCGCCGAGCAGTGGCGCGCCGCGCACCCCGGCTTCGACATCGTGCGCGACCCGGCCTGGCTCGCCGTCGACGCGCCCGAGGCCGAACCCCTGCAAGGGCTCGACGTGATGATCCGTCACAACCCCTTCGGCCCCGGTGACGACGCGGTCTGCGTGGCGGCGCTGACCAACCCCCTGCCCTGGCCCGGGCGGGTGGGCATGCAGTCACGCCTCGCCGCCGTCGTCGAGCGGCTCGCTGCCCACACCGGCCGGCCCGTCACGGCAGTGGCCGCCGAGTGGTTCCTTCGCTACCTGGACCACGTCGTGCGCCCGGTGCTGTGGCTGGACGCCACCGCGGGCATCGCGCTCGAGGCTCATCAACAGAACACGCTCGTTCTCCTCGACCCCCATGGCTGGCCGACCGGCGGCCGTTACCGCGACAACCAGGGCTACTACTTCCGCGAGTCGCACCGCGAGCGGCTCGCCGACCGCCTCCCCGGTATCGGAACCCACAGCGACACCTTCGTGTCCGACGAGGTCACCGACGAACGCTTCGCCTATTACCTCGGCATCAACAACGTGCTGGGGCTGATCGGAGCCTTCGGAGCCCAGGGCCTCGCAGACGAACGTGTCCTCCTCGCCGCCTTCCGGCAGTTCCTCACCTCCGCGGTCGACATGGGATCCCCACTGCCCGGCCGGCTTCTGGATACGCAGACGCTCCGCTGCAAGGCCAACCTGCTCACGCGACTCCACGGGCTCGACGAACTCGTCGGCCCGGTCGACACCCAGTCCGTCTACGTCACCATCACCAACCCCCTCCGATCCTGA
- the hflX gene encoding GTPase HflX — MTSSSSTSQEQQSLADTRTESLRADALMEEDVAWSYEIDTERDGDQFDRSERAALRRVAGLSTELEDVTEVEYRQLRLERVVLVGVWTTGTMQDAENSLAELAALAETAGALVLDGVIQRRDKPDPATYIGSGKAQELRDIVLESGADTVVCDGELSPGQLIQLEDVVKVKVVDRTALILDIFAQHAKSREGKAQVALAQMQYMLPRLRGWGQSLSRQMGGGGGGGMATRGPGETKIETDRRRIREKMAKMRREIAEMKTGRDIKRQERRRNRVPSVAIAGYTNAGKSSLLNRLTGAGVLVENALFATLDPTVRRAETPSGRGYTLADTVGFVRHLPHHLVEAFRSTMEEVGDSDLILHVVDGSHPAPEEQLAAVREVIRDVGAVDVPEIVVINKADAADPLVLQRLLRIERHAIAVSARTGAGMAELVQLIDDQLPRPQIEIEALVPYTEGGLVSRVHADGEVLSEEHTTEGTLLKARVHEELAAALSPFVPAAH, encoded by the coding sequence ATGACCTCCTCTTCATCCACTTCCCAGGAACAGCAGAGCTTGGCTGACACGCGCACCGAGAGCCTTCGGGCCGATGCCCTGATGGAAGAGGACGTCGCCTGGAGCTACGAGATCGACACCGAGCGGGACGGCGACCAGTTCGACCGGTCCGAACGTGCGGCGCTACGGCGTGTGGCGGGCCTGTCCACAGAGCTCGAAGACGTCACAGAGGTCGAGTACCGGCAGCTGCGCCTCGAGCGGGTCGTGCTGGTCGGTGTCTGGACCACCGGGACGATGCAGGACGCCGAGAACTCCCTCGCGGAGCTGGCGGCCCTCGCGGAGACTGCCGGCGCACTGGTACTGGACGGCGTCATCCAGCGCCGTGACAAGCCGGACCCGGCCACGTACATCGGCTCGGGCAAGGCACAGGAACTGCGGGACATCGTCCTCGAGTCCGGTGCCGACACCGTCGTCTGCGACGGTGAGCTCAGCCCCGGCCAGCTGATCCAGCTCGAGGACGTCGTCAAGGTCAAGGTGGTCGACCGTACCGCCCTGATCCTCGACATCTTCGCCCAGCACGCCAAGTCCCGAGAGGGTAAGGCGCAGGTGGCGCTGGCGCAGATGCAGTACATGCTGCCCAGGCTCCGAGGCTGGGGTCAGTCGCTCTCCCGGCAGATGGGTGGCGGCGGCGGTGGCGGCATGGCCACGCGTGGTCCCGGTGAGACCAAGATCGAGACGGACCGGCGGCGGATCCGCGAGAAGATGGCGAAGATGCGCCGTGAGATCGCGGAGATGAAGACCGGCCGTGACATCAAGCGTCAGGAGCGCCGCCGTAACCGCGTGCCTTCCGTCGCGATCGCCGGATACACCAACGCCGGCAAGTCGTCCCTGCTCAACCGCCTCACCGGCGCCGGCGTCCTGGTGGAGAACGCACTGTTCGCCACGCTGGACCCGACCGTCCGACGGGCCGAGACGCCGAGCGGCAGGGGTTACACCCTGGCCGACACGGTCGGTTTTGTACGGCACCTTCCGCACCACCTTGTCGAGGCGTTCCGTTCCACGATGGAGGAGGTCGGGGACTCCGACCTGATCCTGCACGTGGTCGACGGATCGCACCCGGCACCGGAGGAGCAGCTGGCTGCCGTGCGCGAGGTGATCCGCGATGTGGGTGCGGTCGACGTGCCCGAGATCGTGGTGATCAACAAGGCGGACGCGGCCGATCCACTGGTGCTGCAGCGGCTGCTGCGCATCGAGCGGCATGCGATCGCGGTGTCGGCGCGGACCGGTGCGGGCATGGCCGAGCTGGTCCAGCTGATCGACGACCAGCTGCCGAGGCCGCAGATCGAGATCGAGGCGCTCGTGCCCTACACCGAGGGCGGCCTCGTCTCGCGGGTGCACGCCGACGGTGAGGTGCTCTCCGAGGAACACACCACGGAAGGAACCCTGCTGAAGGCACGGGTGCACGAGGAGCTGGCCGCGGCCCTCTCTCCGTTCGTGCCTGCCGCGCACTGA
- a CDS encoding HD domain-containing protein, with amino-acid sequence MSAEATNPGAHSRRRGRPRIDLRRLGRAALLGPTGRDRLPDAIGHVVDAHRAHYPDADLATLHKAYVLAESSHRGQFRKSGEPYITHPLAVTLILAELGAETTTLTASLLHDTVEDTEVTLDQVRSEFGTEVGYLVDGVTKLEKVDYGAAAEPETFRKMLVATGNDVRVMSIKLADRLHNMRTLGVMRPEKQARIAKVTRDVLIPLAERLGVQALKTELEDLVFAILHPEEYERTRALIAENSTACTALAAIADDFRAALREAGISAEVLIRPRHFVSVHRVCLKRSQLRSTDFGRLLILVGEDADCYAVLGELHTCFTPVISEFKDFIAAPKFNLYQSLHTAVAGPDGAVAEVLIRTHQMHKVAEAGVVALGNPYVPVEGAEPADGERADPTRPGWLSRLLAWQESTPDPDTFWTSLRADLAQDGEITVFGADGRALGLPAGASCVDAAYAQYGEEAHTCIGARVNGRLATLSTVLGDGDTVHVLLAQDSASGPSPQWLEHARTPAARIAITSWLDAHPQGAAAPATAPRRPAPLPAGRPASANAVVDLPDATVRLAGCCTPVPPDAVTGFPVRGGAVTVHRQECPAVARMTDVGREPVPVRWGDAAECRVTLVAESFGRPRLLADLTEVIAGEGAAIVSATVEPPTQQRVRHTYTLQLPDAAGLPALMRAMRDVPGVYDVSRTQHPAATA; translated from the coding sequence ATGAGCGCAGAGGCCACCAACCCAGGTGCCCACAGCCGCAGGCGCGGCCGTCCCCGGATCGACCTGCGCAGGCTGGGCCGCGCCGCTCTGCTGGGTCCCACGGGCCGTGACCGGCTCCCCGACGCGATCGGCCATGTCGTGGACGCGCACCGGGCCCACTACCCCGACGCCGACCTCGCCACACTGCACAAGGCATACGTACTGGCGGAGTCGTCCCACCGCGGGCAGTTCCGCAAGAGCGGCGAGCCGTACATCACCCACCCGCTCGCCGTGACGTTGATCCTGGCCGAACTGGGTGCGGAGACAACGACTCTGACGGCCTCTCTGCTGCATGACACCGTCGAAGACACCGAGGTGACGCTCGATCAGGTGAGATCCGAGTTCGGCACCGAGGTCGGCTATCTCGTCGACGGCGTCACCAAGCTGGAGAAGGTCGACTACGGCGCCGCAGCCGAGCCGGAGACCTTCCGGAAGATGCTCGTTGCGACGGGCAACGACGTCCGGGTGATGTCGATCAAACTGGCCGACCGACTGCACAACATGCGCACCCTCGGGGTGATGCGACCCGAGAAACAGGCGCGGATCGCCAAGGTCACCCGCGACGTGCTGATCCCGCTCGCCGAACGGCTCGGTGTGCAGGCACTCAAGACGGAACTGGAAGACCTGGTCTTCGCGATCCTGCACCCCGAGGAGTACGAGCGGACCCGGGCGCTCATCGCCGAGAACTCCACCGCGTGCACCGCGCTCGCCGCCATCGCGGACGACTTCCGCGCAGCGTTGCGTGAGGCCGGTATCAGCGCCGAAGTGCTCATCAGACCGCGGCACTTCGTCTCCGTCCACCGGGTCTGCCTGAAGCGGTCGCAGCTGCGCAGCACGGACTTCGGCCGGCTGCTGATCCTCGTCGGGGAGGACGCCGACTGCTACGCCGTCCTCGGTGAACTGCACACCTGCTTCACGCCGGTGATCTCCGAGTTCAAGGACTTCATCGCGGCCCCCAAGTTCAACCTGTACCAGTCCCTGCACACCGCCGTCGCAGGTCCCGACGGAGCGGTCGCCGAAGTCCTCATCCGCACGCACCAGATGCACAAGGTCGCAGAGGCGGGTGTGGTCGCCCTGGGCAACCCGTACGTACCCGTGGAGGGGGCCGAGCCGGCGGACGGTGAGCGGGCGGACCCGACCAGGCCCGGATGGCTCTCCCGGCTCCTGGCGTGGCAGGAGTCCACTCCGGACCCGGACACCTTCTGGACCTCCCTGCGCGCGGACCTGGCGCAGGACGGGGAGATCACCGTCTTCGGGGCCGACGGCCGGGCCCTCGGACTGCCGGCGGGCGCGAGCTGCGTGGACGCCGCCTACGCCCAGTACGGCGAGGAGGCACACACCTGTATCGGGGCGCGCGTCAACGGCCGGCTGGCGACGCTCAGCACGGTCCTCGGCGACGGCGACACCGTGCACGTCCTGCTGGCACAGGACAGTGCCTCCGGCCCCTCGCCCCAGTGGCTCGAGCACGCCCGCACCCCCGCCGCCCGCATCGCCATCACCAGCTGGCTCGACGCACATCCGCAGGGGGCCGCGGCACCCGCCACCGCTCCCCGCCGGCCCGCCCCGCTTCCCGCCGGCCGGCCGGCCTCTGCGAACGCCGTGGTGGACCTCCCCGACGCCACGGTCCGGCTGGCCGGCTGCTGCACACCGGTGCCGCCGGACGCGGTCACCGGTTTCCCCGTGCGCGGCGGAGCCGTGACCGTCCACCGGCAGGAGTGCCCCGCAGTGGCGCGAATGACCGACGTGGGGCGTGAGCCGGTGCCGGTGCGCTGGGGCGACGCGGCCGAGTGCCGGGTCACCCTGGTCGCGGAGTCGTTCGGCCGTCCCCGCCTTCTCGCGGACCTCACGGAAGTCATCGCGGGAGAGGGGGCCGCGATCGTCTCGGCCACCGTGGAGCCGCCGACGCAGCAGCGGGTACGGCACACGTACACACTCCAGCTTCCCGACGCGGCGGGACTACCGGCCCTCATGCGCGCGATGCGGGACGTTCCCGGCGTGTACGACGTCAGCCGGACCCAGCATCCGGCGGCCACCGCCTGA
- the miaA gene encoding tRNA (adenosine(37)-N6)-dimethylallyltransferase MiaA, producing MRSAAPAPRVIAVVGPTAAGKSDLGVFLARQLNGEVVNADSMQLYRGMDIGTAKLTTEERGGVPHRLLDIWDVTQAASVAEYQRLARAEIDRLLAEGRTPVLVGGSGLYVRGAIDALEFPGTDPKVRARLEEELTVRGPGALHARLAAADPEAGRAILPSNGRRIVRALEVIEITGKPFTANLPGHDAVYDTVQIGVDVARPELDERIAVRVDRMWGAGLVDEVRALEALGLREGRTASRALGYQQVLTALAGDCSEQEARDETVRATKRFARRQDSWFRRDPRVHWLSGAAADRTELPHRALALIERAVTA from the coding sequence GTGAGAAGTGCAGCTCCCGCCCCGCGGGTCATCGCCGTCGTCGGTCCCACCGCAGCCGGAAAGTCCGATCTGGGGGTGTTCCTCGCCCGGCAACTGAACGGTGAGGTCGTCAACGCGGACTCCATGCAGCTCTATCGGGGGATGGACATCGGCACCGCCAAGCTGACGACCGAAGAACGCGGCGGAGTGCCGCACCGGCTCCTCGACATCTGGGACGTCACCCAGGCCGCGAGCGTCGCCGAGTACCAGAGACTGGCGAGGGCGGAGATCGACCGACTGCTCGCCGAGGGCCGGACCCCGGTGCTCGTCGGAGGCTCCGGGCTCTATGTGCGCGGTGCGATCGACGCCCTCGAGTTCCCAGGCACCGACCCGAAGGTACGGGCGCGCCTGGAGGAGGAGCTGACGGTGCGCGGACCCGGTGCCCTGCACGCCAGGCTGGCCGCCGCCGACCCCGAGGCGGGCCGGGCGATCCTTCCGAGCAACGGCCGCAGGATCGTCAGGGCGCTCGAGGTCATCGAGATCACCGGCAAGCCCTTCACGGCCAACCTGCCCGGCCATGACGCCGTCTACGACACCGTCCAGATCGGCGTCGACGTGGCACGGCCCGAGCTCGACGAGCGCATTGCCGTGCGTGTGGACCGGATGTGGGGGGCGGGCCTCGTCGACGAGGTGCGCGCACTCGAGGCGCTGGGGCTCAGGGAAGGACGCACGGCATCGCGGGCGCTCGGCTACCAGCAGGTGCTGACGGCGCTCGCCGGAGACTGCAGCGAACAGGAGGCGCGCGACGAGACCGTGCGCGCCACCAAACGCTTCGCGCGCCGCCAGGACTCGTGGTTCCGGCGCGACCCGAGGGTGCACTGGCTGAGCGGTGCCGCCGCGGACAGGACGGAACTTCCGCACCGTGCGCTGGCGTTGATCGAACGAGCGGTCACAGCCTGA
- a CDS encoding antitoxin, producing the protein MGFLDNLKTKLGPAKDKVSGLAQQHEGRIGQTLEKAAKKVDDTTKGKYSNKIETGTGKAKQALGRIAHKDDGGTTPPAA; encoded by the coding sequence ATGGGCTTCCTGGACAACCTGAAGACCAAGCTCGGCCCCGCGAAGGACAAGGTCTCCGGCCTTGCCCAGCAGCACGAGGGCAGGATCGGGCAGACGCTGGAGAAAGCTGCCAAGAAGGTCGACGACACGACCAAGGGCAAGTACAGCAACAAGATCGAAACGGGTACCGGGAAGGCGAAGCAGGCCCTCGGCCGCATCGCGCACAAGGACGACGGCGGGACGACACCGCCGGCGGCCTGA
- a CDS encoding class III extradiol dioxygenase subunit B-like domain-containing protein translates to MLVAAAVCPCPPLLVPEVASGAAPELDATRAACADAVAVLAAAEPDRLIVVGPAEHDRRGPHAAGTTGSFREFGVELDVRLGDGPGQERTLPPSLAVGAWLLARADWAAAPVEGLGVGEPLDGHRCMTAGKELAARAGRVALLVMGDGSACRTLKAPGYLDERAADFDRRAADALGAADIEGLRELDESMARELKVSGRAPWQVLAGAAQGAGLTGRLFHESDPYGVGYFVAAWSQA, encoded by the coding sequence ATGCTCGTAGCCGCCGCCGTGTGTCCGTGCCCGCCGCTTCTCGTCCCCGAGGTCGCCTCCGGGGCCGCGCCCGAACTGGACGCGACCCGCGCCGCGTGCGCCGACGCCGTGGCCGTCCTCGCCGCAGCGGAACCGGACCGGCTGATCGTGGTGGGACCCGCGGAGCACGATCGGCGCGGACCGCACGCCGCCGGCACTACCGGCTCCTTCCGGGAGTTCGGCGTGGAACTCGACGTCCGGCTCGGCGACGGCCCCGGGCAGGAGCGGACACTGCCGCCTTCACTCGCCGTCGGCGCCTGGCTTCTCGCCCGTGCCGACTGGGCGGCCGCTCCGGTCGAAGGCCTCGGGGTCGGCGAACCCCTCGACGGGCACCGGTGCATGACGGCCGGGAAGGAACTCGCCGCCCGCGCCGGGCGGGTCGCGCTTCTGGTGATGGGCGACGGCAGTGCCTGCCGCACGCTCAAGGCGCCCGGCTACCTCGACGAGCGGGCCGCGGACTTCGACCGGCGGGCCGCCGACGCCCTCGGCGCGGCCGACATCGAAGGGCTCAGAGAGCTCGACGAGTCGATGGCCCGCGAGCTCAAGGTGTCGGGCCGCGCGCCGTGGCAGGTCCTCGCCGGAGCCGCGCAGGGCGCGGGGCTCACGGGCCGGCTGTTCCACGAGAGTGATCCGTACGGTGTCGGCTACTTCGTCGCTGCATGGTCCCAAGCCTGA
- the miaB gene encoding tRNA (N6-isopentenyl adenosine(37)-C2)-methylthiotransferase MiaB — translation MSAKTYEVRTYGCQMNVHDSERLSGLLEDAGYVRAPEGADGDADVVVFNTCAVRENADNKLYGNLGRLAPMKSRRPGMQIAVGGCLAQKDRETIVTKAPWVDVVFGTHNIGKLPVLLERARVQEEAQVEIAESLEAFPSTLPTRRESAYAAWVSISVGCNNTCTFCIVPALRGKEKDRRPGDILAEIEALVAEGVSEITLLGQNVNAYGSDIGDREAFSKLLRACGTVEGLERVRFTSPHPRDFTDDVIAAMAETPNVMPQLHMPLQSGSDTILKAMRRSYRQERFLGIIEKVRAAIPHAAISTDIIVGFPGETEEDFEQTMHTVREARFANAFTFQYSKRPGTPAATMDGQILKEVVQERYMRLVALQEEISWEENKKQVGRTLEVMVAEGEGRKDGATHRLSGRAPDNRLVHFTKPDAEVRPGDVVTVEITYAAPHHLLAEGAVTSVRRTRSGDAWEKRNGAEAAKPAGVMLGLPSLGVPAPLPPATGGCAAG, via the coding sequence ATGAGTGCGAAAACTTACGAGGTGCGCACCTACGGGTGCCAGATGAACGTCCACGACTCCGAGCGTCTGTCGGGCCTGCTGGAGGACGCGGGGTACGTACGCGCGCCCGAAGGCGCCGACGGTGACGCCGATGTCGTCGTCTTCAACACCTGCGCGGTGCGGGAGAACGCGGACAACAAGCTCTACGGCAATCTCGGCCGGCTCGCCCCGATGAAGTCGCGGCGCCCCGGGATGCAGATCGCCGTGGGCGGCTGCCTGGCGCAGAAGGACCGCGAGACCATCGTCACCAAGGCGCCGTGGGTCGACGTCGTCTTCGGTACGCACAACATCGGGAAGCTTCCGGTGCTCCTCGAGCGCGCCCGTGTCCAGGAAGAGGCACAGGTCGAGATCGCGGAATCGCTCGAGGCGTTCCCCTCCACGCTGCCCACGCGCCGCGAGTCGGCGTACGCGGCGTGGGTCTCCATCTCCGTCGGCTGCAACAACACCTGCACCTTCTGCATCGTGCCCGCGCTGCGCGGCAAGGAGAAGGACCGCCGGCCCGGTGACATCCTCGCCGAGATCGAGGCACTCGTCGCGGAGGGCGTCAGCGAGATCACCCTGCTCGGCCAGAACGTCAACGCCTACGGGTCCGACATCGGCGACCGCGAGGCCTTCAGCAAGCTGCTGCGTGCCTGCGGGACCGTCGAAGGACTCGAGCGGGTCCGGTTCACCTCGCCCCACCCGCGCGACTTCACGGACGACGTGATCGCCGCCATGGCCGAGACGCCGAACGTGATGCCGCAGCTGCACATGCCGCTGCAGTCGGGATCGGACACGATCCTCAAGGCGATGCGCCGCTCGTACCGGCAGGAGCGCTTCCTCGGCATCATCGAGAAGGTCCGCGCGGCCATTCCGCACGCCGCCATCTCCACCGACATCATCGTGGGCTTCCCCGGAGAGACCGAGGAGGACTTCGAGCAGACCATGCACACCGTGCGCGAGGCCCGCTTCGCCAACGCCTTCACCTTCCAGTACTCCAAGCGCCCCGGGACCCCGGCGGCGACCATGGACGGTCAGATCCTTAAGGAGGTCGTCCAGGAGCGGTACATGCGCCTGGTCGCCCTCCAGGAGGAGATCTCCTGGGAGGAGAACAAGAAGCAGGTCGGCCGCACGCTCGAGGTGATGGTCGCCGAAGGCGAGGGCCGCAAGGACGGAGCCACCCACCGGCTCTCCGGCCGTGCCCCCGACAACCGCCTCGTCCACTTCACCAAGCCGGACGCCGAAGTGCGTCCCGGCGACGTGGTCACCGTCGAGATCACCTACGCCGCTCCGCACCACCTCCTGGCGGAGGGCGCGGTGACATCGGTGCGCCGCACCCGCTCTGGAGACGCCTGGGAGAAGCGCAACGGGGCGGAGGCCGCGAAGCCGGCCGGTGTGATGCTGGGCCTGCCCTCGCTGGGCGTCCCCGCGCCGCTGCCGCCGGCGACGGGCGGTTGCGCGGCCGGCTGA
- a CDS encoding TAXI family TRAP transporter solute-binding subunit: MLPALPFFSRLGRRRALQGAAAALVVLGLMLWWLMPFGQSSPSGKLTLSTGSHSGVYQRYGVLLKDALARDMPDVAIDLRTSEGSQQNLERVASGEADFTIATADAVAKYKREGQPGAARLRGCARLYDDYVQLVVPRDSPVRSVADLRGKVVGVGQDGSGIRLVADRLMKGAGIDPAQDITARPSGINVAPGQLEKGHIDAFFWSGGLPTNTVQKLSERFPVRLVALEPGLVSKLHASGDPTSYYRSAEMPADAYPQAQGGLPVETIAVANLLVTTDRMSAAQTESFTRTVIRSRDRIGNTVHPAQLVDLRTAVYTDPLPLHEGARRYYRSVKP, from the coding sequence ATGCTCCCGGCACTTCCCTTCTTCTCCCGCCTCGGCCGCCGCCGCGCCCTTCAGGGCGCCGCCGCTGCCCTGGTGGTCCTCGGGCTGATGCTGTGGTGGCTGATGCCGTTCGGCCAGTCGTCGCCGAGCGGGAAGCTGACGCTGAGCACGGGGTCGCACAGCGGTGTCTACCAGCGCTACGGCGTGCTGCTGAAGGACGCGCTGGCCCGTGACATGCCGGACGTGGCGATAGACCTGCGTACCAGCGAAGGGTCCCAGCAGAACCTCGAGCGGGTGGCGTCCGGGGAGGCCGACTTCACCATCGCCACCGCCGACGCAGTCGCGAAGTACAAGCGGGAAGGGCAGCCGGGCGCCGCCCGGCTGCGGGGCTGCGCCCGGCTGTACGACGACTACGTCCAGCTCGTGGTGCCCCGGGACTCGCCGGTCAGGTCGGTGGCCGACCTGCGCGGCAAGGTGGTCGGCGTCGGGCAGGACGGCTCGGGCATCCGGCTGGTCGCCGACCGGCTGATGAAAGGCGCCGGGATCGATCCCGCGCAGGACATCACCGCACGCCCGTCGGGCATCAACGTCGCCCCGGGCCAGTTGGAGAAGGGCCACATCGACGCGTTCTTCTGGTCCGGCGGACTGCCCACCAACACGGTGCAGAAGCTGTCGGAGCGCTTCCCGGTCCGGCTGGTCGCGCTGGAGCCGGGACTGGTCTCGAAGCTCCATGCGTCGGGCGATCCGACCAGCTACTACCGCTCCGCCGAAATGCCGGCCGACGCCTACCCGCAGGCCCAGGGCGGGCTGCCCGTCGAGACCATCGCGGTGGCCAACCTGCTGGTCACCACGGACCGGATGAGCGCGGCGCAGACGGAAAGCTTCACCCGCACGGTGATCAGGAGCCGGGACCGCATCGGGAACACCGTGCACCCCGCCCAGCTCGTCGACCTGCGGACGGCCGTCTACACCGACCCGCTGCCGCTGCACGAAGGCGCACGGCGCTACTACCGCTCGGTCAAGCCGTAG